acaagaaatgctcaggaagaccctcatacctgaaaaaaaaaagaaagaaagaaagaaaagtgttacaAAACCCtaagcagaggagataagtagaaagacaaaatcagaaaattgcagctctccatcagaacaggttagcaaatgcttaagtataaGATTAAAGACAataggaagggaaacaccaagaataaatataatcttgtcattttaatcacaaacccacaacacaagaagaaaaaagatctgACAATATCAAcctagaaagggaagaggaagagaatggcACCGCTTAATCAAAGGATATaataggctatcagaaaatggactatctcatctaagagatgttttatacaaaccacatggaaaccactaaacaaataacaagaatagagacacaaattacaaataagaagaaagccattatagaaaactacctacctgaattggtagtccaaaattcatgggacaagaaaaaaagaaaatgcaggaaaaccagaaaatgagtgataaaatggcagtattaggctcccacatttcaataatcactctaaatgtaaatggattgaactctccaatcaaaagacacagagtggcaggatggattgaAGAACAAGACCCAGctatatgctgcctccaggaaacacacctcagccacagagacaaacacagactcagagtgaagggatggaagacaatactccaagctaatagtgaacaTAAGAAAATAGGTGTCACCATgcttatattagacaaagtagacttcaaggcaaaacaggtaaagagagacaaagggcagcagtttataatgataaaagggacactctaccaagaagacataaaacttataaatatatatgcacccaacacaggagcaccaaagtatgtaaagcaactattaacaaaactaaaaggagatatcaacatcagtgcaataatagtaggggacctcaacaccccactaacaccaatggatagatcatctagacagaaagtcaataaggaaattgtagagttaaatgaaaaatgagaccagaggacttaatagatatatatagaacactacatccaaaaacagcaggttacacgtTCTTCttaagtgtgcatggaacattctcaaggatataccatatgttgggaaacaaagcaagcctcaaaaaattcaagaggattgaaataatatcaagcatcttttcggATCATAAtactatgaaattagaaatcaactacaagaaaaaaactgggaaaggggcaaaaatgtagagattaaacaacatgctactgaacacccagtggatcactgaagaaattaaaggagaaattaactaTTATccggagacaaataaaaatgaaaacacaccataccaactcatttgggatgcagcagaagtggtcctaagagggaaattcatcacaatacagggaAATTCATCAcctcaataaagaagaaaaatctcagataagcaatctcaaacgacacctaacagaattagaaaaagaacaaaaaaagcccaaagtcagtagaaggagggaaataataaaaattagagccgaaataaatgaaattgaagcaaaaaagacagtagaaaggatcaatgaaacaaggagctgattctttgagaaaataaacaaaattgataaaccctcaACCAGgctgactaagaaaaaaaagagagaagactgaaataaacaaaattagaaatgaaagaggagaaatcacaacggataccacataaatgcaaaagattataagagaatagtatgaaaagctaaatgccaacaaattggacaatctagaagaaatggataacttcttAGACTCTTActacctccccaaactgaatcaggaagaaatagaaaatctgaatagatcaataacaagtaaagaaattgaaacagtgaccaaaaacctcccccaaaataaaagtccaggacgagacggcttctctggagaattctaccaaacattcaaagatttaatacctatccttctaaaaCTATCCCAGAAAATCAAGggagatggagcacttcctaacacattctatgaagccaacatcaccctgatcccaaaagcagacaagggcaagacaaagaaggaaaactacaggccaatatcactgatgaacatagatgcaaaaattctcaacaaaattttggcaaactgaatatagcaatacattaaaaagatcatacaccatgatcaagtgggatttataccagggacacagggatggttcaacatccgcaagtcaatcaatgtgatataccacattaagaaaatgagaaacaaaaaccacatgatcatctcaatagatgcagagaaagcattcgacaagatccaacatccattcatgataaaaaatctcaataaaatgggcatagaaggaaagtacctcaacataataaaggccatatatgacaaacacacaccaacatcatactcaataggcaaaaactgaaagccatccctctgagaacaggaacaagacaagggtgtccactctcaccactcttattcaacatagtactggaggttttggccagagcaattaggcaggaaaaaaaaaataaaaggaatccaaataggcaaagaagaagggaaactcttgctgtttgcagatgacatgttcttatatacagaaaaccccaaagaatcctttggaaaaccattagaaataatcaacaactatagcaaagtttcaAGGTATAAAaacaacttacataaatcagtagcatttctatactctaataatgaactaacagaaagagaactcaagaacacaatcccattcacaattgcaacaaaaacaataaaataccttggggtaaatttaaccaaggaagttaaagacctatacaatgaaaactacaagactttcctgaaagaaattgatggtgacataaagagatagaaagacattccatgcacatggattggaagaataaacacagttaaaatgtccatactaccgaaagcaatctacagattcaacacaatcccaatcagaatcccaatggcgttctttacagaaatagaacaaagaatcctaaaattcatatagggcaacaaaagaccccaaattgctaaagcaatcctgagaaaaaagaacaaagctggaggcatcacaatccctgacttcaaaacatactacaaagctacagtaatcaaaacagcatgatactagtacaaaaacaggcacagagatcaatggaacagaattgaaagcccagaaataaaaccccacatctatggacagctaatcttcaacaaaggaggtgagaacacacaatggagaaaagaaagtctctttaacaaatggtgttgggaaaactggacagccacgtgtaaaagaatgaaaatagaccaatATTTTACACCATTAaccaaagtaaactcaaaatgtatcaaatacctaaaggtaagacctgaagccataaggcttctagaagaaaatatagccagTACACTCTGTGGCATCAGtctcaaaaggatcttttcggacaccacgTCTTCTCAGACAACGGAAatagtagaaagaataaacaaatgggatttcatcaggctaaagaacttcttcaaggcaagcgaaaacaggattgaaacaaaaaaacaacccaccacttgggaaaaaatatttgcaaatcatttatctgacaaaaggttaatctccatactatataaagaactcagacaattcaacaacaaaaaatcaaacaacctcatcaaaaaatggccaagggacatgaacagacatttctccaaagaagatatagagatggccaataggcacatgaaaagatgctcatcatcactgatcatcagggaaatacaaatcaaaactacattaagatatcaccttacacttgttagaatggccaaaatagccaaaacaaaaagtaacaaatgttggagaggttgtggagaaaaaggaactctcatacattgctggtaggaatgtaaactggtgaggccattgtggaaaacagtatggagatttctcaaaaacttaaaaatagaaataccatatgatacagctatcccactactgggtatctagccaaagaacttgaaatcagcaattccaaaagtcccacgcaaccctatgttcattgcagcattatttacaatagccaagatgtggaagcaacctaagagcCCATAAACTgctgattggataaagaagatatgatacagatatatagatatatacacaatggaatactactcagccataaaaaaggataaaatcatcccattcacaacaacatggatggaactggaggatattatgttaagtgaaataagccagatagagaaggacaatctctgtatgactccactcatatgtggaaattaaacatgtggacaaagagaacagattactggttaccaggggaaaggaggggtgggggtgggcacaaagggtgaattggtgcacctacaacataaCTGACAagcaataatgtacaattgaaatttcacaaggttgcaaactatcataatctcaataaaaagttgaaaaacaaaatttttaataaatatctgttggcttaatgaacaaataaacaaacaatgaattgttaaaaaaaactgCCCTTTACTGACATAACTCTTATTCCTAGTATAGAGGCCTCTTCATGTCCAGtccttattttcctcttctctctctactcCCAGCTGGAGAAAAACACCTCTTTCTCTTACTCTTGttttctccttgaaattcttCCCTTTCTTATTCTTAATGTCCACTCCCTCCCTGGAAGTGCTCTCTCTATTTTGATATTTGCTTCACAGCTTCTAGTCCAATATCCATAACAGATTTTGCTTCATGAAATCCCAAAAGTCTGCTGCTGTTTTCTCTGCTCAGGCAGTACTACTAGAGCATATGTTGAAGTGGTAAATTGCTTGTCCTTACTTataatcaatatattttaataagagaAGGAAGATAATCTTCAACAATTGAATAATGTCAAATACTGACATTTTGAAATAAGGGTTAAGTAAAGAAATTTCTATATGTACTTATTATCATTGTATATAGTAATATCATCATTGTATATAATATGAATGTCCCTGTTCTCTTGAAGTTTATATTTTAGTGGTTGGAAAACATAGTCTCAGAATCCAGTCTTGTGGAAAAAGTGTTCCTAAATTCAAAATCTCATTTGTATAAAGCCTATCTTACTTCTTGTTTTGATAAGACTAGAGTCATTCTCTAGAGGCTCTAAATTACTGGAGGTGTCTCCTTTGATCTCTTAAGAAGAACATGATATTGTTTactaacttttataattttttgaccATGAAATCTAGGGCAGAATATTTATCTCATACTCAATGCAAGTTATAGAATGCATCAAATCCAAAGAGTAAGGGATGAGTCATTTCTGTCTTACGTTTCTAAAAATGTGACAGTTCATAGATGTCAAGATCCTTCTGCCTCAGACATGTGAAAGAGATCCATATTAgggagagaacaaaagaaagattttgatAAAATGTGTGATCTCATTGCTGATCCTAAGTTGTATCTGATCAGGACAAGTGACCAAGACTTTCTCTGGGCAAACTGTAGACAGAGAATATGACTCCTTTACTTGTGACACAGGGTTATGGTGACCAACAATGAAAGAGTacatgaaaatgctttgaaatcttTATATGTAATATGGAGAAAATATAGGGGAAGTGTTATGTTTGCTCTGTATATAATGTTAGAAAAAAACTTCTTGTAGGCTCTGAGTTAAtcacaaatattaattcaatttttcaCCAAAAATATGCAGGAACAAATGAATAAGGTTTAACTTGGCTCGTCAATTTTCTTCAACAAGGAACAGCACAGGGATAGTTAGAAGCTTTGGTTCCATACTTTCCCTAGTGTCATTTGAGAATATTGTGCTAGAATAGAAGGGATAGGAGCAACCATGCTCTCTGCTTATTGGACTATACTCTTCTGCTCTTTACttattcaaaaacattatgtacatcataaattttcaaaggaaaataccGATTGGATTTATTTTGGTTAGGAAACAAATGCTGTGTCTAttcattttgcaagatgaaaaatttctagaGATGGTTGTTGGTGATgattacacaacaatgtgaatacacaGTGTCACTGAActatatgcttaaaaatggtagattttgtactatgtatattttaccacaattaatgTTGCATGATCTCAAAGGATTCTAACATAAAGAATAAATTGTGATGTGAGTAAGGTTATGGACAATATCCATCTTATTACTTTGGTATTATTGAAGAGGGAGTACTAATGGAGATTGGACAACAATCTTTTGAAATCTTACAATAGGTGGAGCTGAATATTACAGTTTTGACTTATCTTAGGGAATCCAGTGGGTAGAGGTGAGGCTCTGGATTTCTTATGCAATATTAGATAAGAGGAACACTCTGTAAATGATcgttgttctgtttccatgactCTAATTCTAGAATGTGTATGGATTAGATCATGTATCTGAAGATAAGGATACATTATGATTATTTCATGCTTTAGTTATTGTACTATACCATACTCTCATAAGTATATTGTGTGTTGTATAGCCCCAAGATAGATGAGATGAACATGGTCCAGATGAAATGATTCATGGCTTATACCCAGTCTAGCCTATGTGCAGAACTTCTTCAACTGATGTATAGAAGGTTAGCTTTTAGAGGTTTTCatgaaaattaccaaaaaattGCTGGGATCCTCATTCACTcagacattaaaattaaaatttatgagtTTCTGAGTAAAGAGTGGTGTCTAGAGGCTTGATTTCTGGTCTCTTTTTCTTAGTCACTGAAATGGAGTCTGGCAGCCTTTGGCCCTCGTCCCTTATTTACATCAACTGATTGATAAATTAGGACCTTAGCTCTGAGTCTGAAGACATGGATAGCGAATGGGGAGGAGATGAGCAGATTGGATTGCAGTGAAATGCATAAGCGTAATAGACACTCTCCCTACCAGCCCCCATCACTCCTTATCCCTTTCTCAGTAAGTTATAGGGAATAGTGATAAAAAGATACTAAGAAGTTTCAtgaacaaaaggagagaaattgtTACTTAAACTGGACAGATAGATTTCTTTTGTTGTACTGATTCTCCAGCCTTTTCTGGACGTGGAATATTCTCAGAGGAAGCCACATCTACTGGAAAGTGAGGAAAGGAGTTGTGAATAAATGTGACTCTGCCAGAAACTGAAGAATTGTTTGCAGTTTTGTGAACAGTGATGCCTAAGCTAAAGCAAAGATGTGGGAATCCATGGAAGTAGCCGTTGGATGATTGAAAAGTAGTTTGGAGAGTTTGCTATCCtgaatatttagatatttttcctGAGATGTTTCCTCTTAGAATCTACACCTTCATGTTCCCATGAGTATTGTGTTGTGTGGAAAGAACAGAATAAGTGTAGTATCTGCAAATACAGCACTGGAAAGATGAATCGAACAATTTCTCCAGGAGCTTTAGGTTCTTTCTGTTTCAAATTGTGTCACAGAGAAAGATAATTCCAAACCCAGAAACCCCACATAACCATACCAGAGACACTTCACTAGGTCAGTGCCCTTTATTATTTCTACCGAACTAGAGATTCCTATGAATACAACTTTACATCACAATTCAGGCAACCATATTCTGTTCCTTTTGCTGCTGGTCATCCTTTCACTGCAGGCATTCATTCTCATAAGACATCCAAAATGTGCTAAATTACATGACCTGTttgaaaccacatctcagagcaCTATCTGTGAACCTAGCCCACGCTGCGTTTGCCTGGTGttaagggaagaagggagggaagcagATGATTAAAATGAATGGTACCAAAATTAGCATTCTCAATTTTGACCTATAGGGATCAATATGGAAAGGGTCGTATCCTCCTATTCTAACCTCCTAAAGAATACTCTTCTAGAATAATGGGGGGAAGATAGCTTCCTGGTGAATAATGCCTTTCTGCTGGCTATATAATTCCTGAAGATCATCTACATGATCAGGGATAATTTCTTGGATATCATTTTGCCATCGACACGTGATAAGGGCAAATCCACGCTTGTAAAAAGATTCATAGATACAGTCTACTATCATGGTTCCTGATGTTAAACTACAATACACTCCTTCTATTAGTTTCTTGCTCCTATGACATTTCTTAACTCCGTTCTTACATGGTACAAACAGGTGGCGACATATCTTTTGCACCTCCTCATATGTAGCTTGGAGGAAGAAATGTTCTTTCTTACAATATAACCTGTTGTGAACATTTTTCATCCTAACTTCATCATTGCAGTAATGTGGATCAGATAATGGTCTGTCAGGATCAGCAAGGACCtgattttggaaagtttttttgGTAGGTGCTTTGGTAGGCCCTGTACTGTATAATTCCTCCAAATAATCTTCAAATTCTTCTGAGTCAACATCTGATaaatcagaatatttaaaaagcttttcaaactgcagtggctgcagcatcaggagcagcagaggcaggagctgCGTGGTGATCAGAATCCACATGTTTTCCTGTGGGGAATACAAGAGATAACGATATAGGTTCTACTGTGATACTGTACCTGCTTCTATTCCTATGCAGGGTCCATTTTTACCACCTATTCTTGATCTGAGCTCTAAGACTTTGGATCATTTTAAAATTGACAACTCAGAATCTGTTTAATTACCTCTGAAATATTGACTAGAAAGTGACCTTATTGGGCCCATAGTCAGTCTAGAAGGCTATagataagagaaggaaaagtgaaggagggaaggagaaagagggagaaagataagagaaggaaacaaggaaggaatatgaagagagcaaggaagagatgaaggatgagagggaaggagaaaggaggtcaAGACAGCAGTggggagagacaggagagaggaggCTCCTGTGCTCTCTCTATCTGGAACAAATGCATCTGTTGCCTTCTTAGGAGTTAAGAACTTCACTAGAAAGAGCCATAAGTGATCCACCCTCCCCTCATTAACATCCTGCTGTTATCAGAAAAATTTTGCATCTTGtgactttctcctctttctcacaTCTGACCACAGATGCTCTTGGAGAAGGGATCAAGCAAGGTACTTAGGGTCAAATGAACATCATATGCTGAGCTTCTTCATGTGTATGCTTTCACCACTACCCATTGCTGGGTCCATTTTGCAGCCTCCTGTACCTCCTCTTACTACTCAGAATAGCTCTTCCACTAAAGGGTATCACTCACCttgtgtttttttcattctttttttctcttagacCTCATGGTTTTTGCTGTAATCAGGTTTTCACATCCCTTCCTGTGTGACTATCTGCAGTTACGGTAACCTCATCATCAGAGATTCCATAGAGGTCATTACATCACTTCCCTCTCTTTGTGTCTCCACATCTATTCACCCCATAGTAAGCTGCACTATTTCCCTAATGCTTTAAATCTGTATGAGCAAGTGTCTTTGTTACACAAATGCATAAAACTTGGTAGAtgacttactttttaaaaaattgtattactttagaaagaaatgaaaatatttaatttggtaTATATGGATGGACACATTATTATTCTTCACGGCAATTatgttaaatgattttttaaaaaatttccttacAAGGGCATGAGCAGTATAACATATGTCCAAGAGACGTGCCCAATTGCTAGACATCAGGGTACAATCTACTCTTTAGTGGAAAGTGTCATCTTTCATAGAAGACTCTTGAGcctatttatcatttttctttcctatttcaaaTCTGACTGTTAATCATTAATTCTCCAATGATCCttttttccctcagagaaaggcaaataccctAGGTATACTGGAGAGCAGGCTTCCAACCCTATCTTTGCTCATGGCTTCCTTACCTTATTCAGTCCTACTGTTGTCTATGCTTTAGAGAATGGATCTTTCAAGGGCTGGGCTGGAGAGATCCTGGTACCAGGGATGTTGACCTTCCCTAAGAATACAGGAGcttggaggaggaaaggagaagaacaaGTTTGAGCAGTGAGATAAATACTTTCTTGGGGTCAccctacaataaaaataataaacaataatggCTAACATAATGAGCAactatgtgccaagaactatACATAccttgtcatcatcatcatccaaaCAACCTTAtgataaagatattatttttaatatcgtttttgtttttattataattagcATCTCTTTGTGAAGGGAGGTTGCTTAAAATCTTTTGTTAGTTCTGGCAGAATCCTGGTTTAAGCCCAGATCACAAATCTGTCTGATTTCCACATCTCTGTTTTTAACTGCTATTCCATGGCCTCCATCACTGTAGTTTCCTTTCCTTAGGGTAGACTGTACCTCCCTCTAGGCTGTGTTTGTAATTCTATGAGAAGAGActaacagagacagagagaccaccAAGGTGGCCAGTACTAGAATTGTCTTCGAACTACTAGAGTGTCGTGATAAGCTGGTATACATTCCATAAAACCTTTTGCAAAAAGTGGTTTCGTGGTTTTCTTACTCCACTGTGTTCTTGATATAAGAGTAGTCCTCTCATAAGGCAACCTGAGTGATTCTCTAATCCTGGTAACCCGGAGATTCAGACCCACATGGAGATAGAGATGGTGAGCCTCTGATTCCAGGTTGGATCCAAGTTTGTACACATGTGAGCAGAAAATCTCATGGAATGGCAGAGTTAAAGAAAGGTAGTTGTTGGGGGCACTtatcagaaagaagagaataggAAAATTGAATA
This is a stretch of genomic DNA from Equus caballus isolate H_3958 breed thoroughbred chromosome 1, TB-T2T, whole genome shotgun sequence. It encodes these proteins:
- the RNASE9 gene encoding inactive ribonuclease-like protein 9; this encodes MWILITTQLLPLLLLMLQPLQFEKLFKYSDLSDVDSEEFEDYLEELYSTGPTKAPTKKTFQNQVLADPDRPLSDPHYCNDEVRMKNVHNRLYCKKEHFFLQATYEEVQKICRHLFVPCKNGVKKCHRSKKLIEGVYCSLTSGTMIVDCIYESFYKRGFALITCRWQNDIQEIIPDHVDDLQELYSQQKGIIHQEAIFPPLF